In one Oryza glaberrima chromosome 2, OglaRS2, whole genome shotgun sequence genomic region, the following are encoded:
- the LOC127763968 gene encoding uncharacterized protein LOC127763968: MASLVFEPHGGAAVAVAGVGGGDVVFCVVILCLSVLSMIIFAAASPGGERRRRRRSSSGPVFVGGRGCGCGGRSSGACVCGTYLS; this comes from the coding sequence ATGGCGAGCTTGGTGTTCGAGccccacggcggcgcggcggtggcggtggccggagtcggcggcggcgacgtggtgtTCTGCGTCGTCATCCTCTGCCTGTCCGTGCTGTCCATGATCATCTTCGCCGCGGCCTCCcccggcggggagcggcggcggcggcggcgctcctcctccggaCCGGTGTTCGTCGGCGGCAggggctgcggctgcggcggccgcaGCTCCGGCGCCTGCGTCTGCGGCACCTACCTCTCCTGA
- the LOC127761008 gene encoding protein DNA-DAMAGE INDUCIBLE 1, which translates to MKVTVMTADEQILTVDVDPDESVENLKALLEVETSVPLRQQQLHFNGREIQNTDKLSTVGVQDGDLVMMVKVTSNERPSQDIIRLNPDGSAVDPQAFRQHIRGDSQLMGQLLQNDPALAQAILGDDINELQNTLRSRHQQRLELKRKQEEELALMYADPFDVEAQKKIEAAIRQKGIDENWEAALEHNPEAFARVVMLYVDMEVNGVPLKAFVDSGAQSTIISKSCAERCGLLRLLDQRYRGVAIGVGQSEILGRIHVAPIKIGHVFYPCSFTVLDAPNMEFLFGLDMLRKHQCIIDLKDNVLRVGGGEVSVPFLQEKDIPSHIRDEEKLSKLASLSQGAAGESSTAREKTPDAPPRAPTTGAPAVNPPQPQGGGDFEAKVTKLVELGFDRASVIQALKLFNGNEEQAAAFLFGG; encoded by the exons atGAAGGTCACCGTGATGACCGCCGACGAGCAGATTCTCACCGTCGACGTCGACCCCGACGAATCT GTGGAGAATTTGAAGGCGCTTCTTGAGGTGGAG ACTAGTGTGCCTTtgcggcagcagcagcttcacTTCAATGGCAGGGAGATACAGAACACGGATAAACTTAGCACCGTCGGAGTCCAGGATGGCGATCTTGTGATGATGGTGAAGGTTACCTCTAATGAAAG GCCATCTCAGGATATTATAAGATTAAACCCTGATGGATCTGCTGTTGATCCTCAAGCTTTCCGACAACATATTCGAGGTGATTCACAACTTATGGGACAACTCCTTCAG AATGACCCGGCATTAGCACAAGCTATTCTTGGTGATGACATCAATGAGTTGCAAAATACCTTGCGGTCACGCCATCAACAAAGACTAGAACTAAAGCGCAAGCAGGAAGAAGAGCTT GCTCTAATGTATGCTGATCCTTTTGATGTTGAAGCTCAGAAGAAAATTGAAGCTGCAATTCGGCAG AAAGGTATTGATGAAAACTGGGAGGCTGCCTTGGAGCACAACCCTGAAGCATTTGCTCGAGTG GTTATGCTGTATGTGGACATGGAAGTCAATGGTGTACCTTTGAAG GCCTTTGTTGACAGTGGAGCACAATCAACTATCATATCAAAAAGCTGTGCCGAACGTTGCGG GTTGCTTAGGCTGCTTGATCAGCGATATAGAGGTGTTGCTATTGGCGTTGGTCAATCAGAGATTCTTGGTAGAATACATGTAGCCCCAATAAAG ATTGGCCATGTCTTCTATCCTTGTTCATTCACAGTATTGGATGCTCCCAATATGGAATTTCTTTTTGGGCTTGATATGCTGCGGAAACATCAG TGCATAATTGACTTAAAAGACAATGTTCTTAGAGTAGGAGGTGGTGAGGTTTCAGTGCCCTTCTTACAAG AGAAAGACATCCCTTCACATATACGTGATGAAGAGAAACTATCGAAGCTAGCATCTCTCAGCCAAGGAGCTGCTGGA GAATCGTCAACGGCACGGGAGAAGACTCCTGATGCGCCACCACGAGCTCCTACTACAG GTGCTCCAGCTGTGAATCCTCCGCAACCACAG GGAGGAGGAGATTTCGAAGCGAAAGTCACGAAACTGGTGGAACTTGGATTCGACCGGGCATCCGTAATCCAAGCTCTCAAGTTGTTCAACGGGAATGAGGAGCAGGCTGCTGCTTTCTTGTTTGGTGGTTAG